One region of Eretmochelys imbricata isolate rEreImb1 chromosome 2, rEreImb1.hap1, whole genome shotgun sequence genomic DNA includes:
- the FOXF2 gene encoding forkhead box protein F2, whose amino-acid sequence MTTESGQQQLEPPAPLRSCSPAPGALQSALMSQPPPSALETSSSSSSSSSSKNKKASSGLRRPEKPPYSYIALIVMAIQSSPTKRLTLSEIYQFLQSRFPFFRGSYQGWKNSVRHNLSLNECFIKLPKGLGRPGKGHYWTIDPASEFMFEEGSFRRRPRGFRRKCQALKPMYRMMNSIGFSASILPQGFDFQAPSASLACHANGYNLDMMTNSMAGGYDALSGGHHAPHMSPNPGSTYMASCPVTSNGDYGPDSSSSPVPSSPALASAIECHSPYTSPSAHWTASGASPYIKQQALPPSNPASTGIHSSMPSYSLEQSYLHQNAREDLSVGLPRYQHHSSPVCDRKDFVLNFNGISSFHPSASGSYYHHHHHQSVCQDIKPCVM is encoded by the exons ATGACCACCGAGagcggccagcagcagctggagcccccggcccctctccgCTCCTGCAGCCCGGCTCCCGGAGCTCTCCAGTCCGCCTTGATGAGCCAGCCGCCCCCCTCCGCCCTGgagacctcctcctcctcctcctcctcctcctccagcaagAACAAGAAGGCGAGCTCGGGGCTGCGGCGGCCCGAGAAGCCCCCTTACTCCTACATCGCCCTCATCGTGATGGCCATCCAGAGCTCGCCCACCAAGCGGCTGACCCTGAGCGAGATCTACCAGTTCCTGCAGAGCCGCTTCCCCTTCTTCCGCGGCTCCTACCAGGGCTGGAAGAACTCAGTGCGCCACAACCTCTCGCTCAACGAGTGCTTCATCAAGCTGCCCAAGGGGCTGGGCCGCCCCGGCAAAGGCCACTACTGGACCATCGACCCGGCCAGCGAGTTCATGTTCGAGGAAGGCTCCTTCCGCCGCCGGCCCCGGGGCTTCCGCAGAAAGTGCCAGGCGCTCAAGCCCATGTACCGCATGATGAACAGCATCGGCTTCAGCGCCTCCATCCTGCCCCAGGGCTTTGACTTCCAGGCGCCCTccgcctccctggcctgccaCGCCAACGGCTACAACCTAGACATGATGACCAACTCCATGGCCGGCGGCTACGACGCGCTGAGCGGGGGGCATCACGCCCCTCACATGTCCCCCAACCCGGGCTCTACCTACATGGCCAGCTGCCCGGTGACTTCCAACGGGGACTACGGTCccgacagcagcagcagccccgtgCCGTCTTCACCCGCCCTGGCTAGTGCAATTGAATGCCATTCCCCCTACACGAGCCCGTCAGCTCACTGGACAGCATCGGGGGCATCTCCGTATATAAAGCAGCAGGCCCTTCCACCCAGTAACCCAGCCTCCACGGGCATCCACTCCAGCATGCCCAGCTACTCTTTGGAGCAAAGCTATCTGCACCAAAACGCCAGGGAAGACCTGTCAG TGGGATTGCCTCGCTACCAGCATCACTCTTCCCCAGTGTGTGACAGGAAAGATTTTGTTCTCAATTTTAATGGCATTTCTTCTTTTCACCCTTCTGCTAGTGGATCTTACTatcatcaccatcaccatcaAAGCGTCTGTCAAGATATCAAACCCTGTGTGATGTGA